The nucleotide window ACCGCAGCGTCCGTCGGTAGCACTCTCGCACAGAAACTGCCCCTGAGCGCAGGGCTGCCGGTTCGAACCGGCGGTTCTGCGCCCGGGGGCAGTTTCTGTTCCGCAGCCCTGCACCTCCGGGCAGTTTCTGTTCCGCAGCCCCGCACCCGCGGGCAGTTTCTGTTCCGCAGCCCTGCACCCGCAGACCGTTTCTGGCTGCGCGTCGCTGCTGTCAGAGCGCCTTCACTGCGCCGAGCACCCTCGTCAGTGACTCCTTGGCATCGCCGAACAGCAGCGTCGTCTGCGGCGAGTACAGCAACTCGTTCTCGATGCCCGCGAATCCCGGCCGCATCGAACGCTTCAGGAATACCACCTGCGCGGCGTCGGCCACCTCCAGAATCGGCATGCCGTAAATCGGGGACCCAGGCGAGGTCTTCGCCGCCGGGTTCACCACGTCGTTCGCCCCGACCACCAGAGCAACGTCCATGTTCCGGAACTCGGGATTGACCTCGGCCATCTCCCTCAGCGACTCGTACGGCACGTTCGCCTCCGCCAGCAACACGTTCATGTGCCCGGGCATCCGTCCAGCCACCGGATGAATTGCGAAGGACACCTCTACACCGCGGGCTTCCAGCGTCTCCGCAAGCTCCGCAACCGTATGCTGACCCTGCGACACAGCGAGGCCATACCCCGGCACAATCACCACGCGCTGCGCATACCCGAGCATGACGGCCACATCCTCTGCGCCCGATGACCGCACGGGTCGCTCGCTCAGGGTTCCCGACCCGGCAGTGGAGCCTCCACGGAACGCTCCGAACATAATTCCCGCCACGCCGCGTCCCATGGCTGCGGCCATCGCCCGCGTCAGGATCGTGCCGCTCGCCCCGACCAACGTTCCCGCCACCAGCAGCAGCACGTTGTCCAGGACGATGCCGGACGCCGCCACCGCAAGGCCCGTGAACGCATTGAGCAGGGAGATGACAATTGGTACATCGGCCCCGCCGACCGGCAGCACCAGCAGAACACCGCCTGCCAGCCCGAGCAGCAGCAGGACGGTCGCCCACACCACGTTTCCCGTAACGGTCACCAGGACCGCAGCGACCAGAAGAGCGACGACGACGGCGGACATCATCCAGCGCATCCCGCTGAAGATGACCGGCCGGGTGGTCATCAGCTCCTGTAGTTTCGCGACCGTAACCCCCGAACCAGCGAAGGACACCGCCCCCACCACCATGGTGAAGACGACGGCGGCACGCGTCCACGCGCCGTCGTGCGCTGCCAGTTCAAGGATGGCCACCAGCGCGGCTGCACCGCCGCCGACCCCGTTGAACAGCGCGACAAGTTGGGGCATCTGCGTCATGTGGACGCCTCGCGCGATCGGCGCTGCCACCGCAGCTCCCACCGCTATCGCGATGAGGATGGCCGGCACGTTCTCCAGGCGCGTGGAGAGGAAGACGATGACGACGGCGAGCGCCGCTCCCCCGGCGCCGATCAGGTTGCCACGCCGGGCGGTCCGCGGAGAGCTCAAGCCCTTCAGCGCCAGGATGAAGCACACAGCAACAGCCAGGTACAGCAGTGCTGTCACCTCGACGGGCAGGAGGTTCATGCGCCGGGATCCCTGTCCGCCTGCCGGGCCTGATCACGGCCGCGGAACATGTGGAGCATCCGATCGGTCACCACAAAGCCGCCCACCAGGTTCACCGTCGCGAGCAGCACCGCCAGCAGCGCCAGGCCCAGCGGCAGCGGCTCAGTGGCCTGTCCCGCTACGAGAATGGCACCGATGAGAATAATCCCGTGAATCGCGTTGGCACCGGACATGAGAGGTGTGTGGAGCGTGCTCGTTACCTTGGAGACCACCTCAAAGCCAACGAACACGGAAAGAACCACTACGGTGAGCAGGGCGGGCAGGTCCATCAGGGCACTCCCTTCAGCAAGGCTGCCGTGGGCTGGTGCATCACGCGGCCGTCGTGGGTGAGGCATGCAGCGGAAACCACGTCGTCGTTGAAGTCCGGGACTACTCGCCCGTCGACGGTCATGAGCTCCACGAGGTTCGCGACATTGGCGGCGAACAGTCGGGATGCGTCAGTCGCCATTGCCGATGCCGCGTCCTTCATCCCCACCAATGTGACGGTGCCGCCGACGCCGGGGACGGCGACGTCGTGCCCGGCCTTGACGCCCTCCACGTTGCCTCCCGTCTCGGCGGCGAGATCGACAACGACAGCGCCGCCCTTCATCCCGGCGACCATGTCGGTGGTCACCAGGAGCGGGGCGGGCCTGCCGGGGACGGCTGCGGTGGTGATCAGCACATCCGACGCCGCCACATGCGGCGCGAGGAGTTCCCGCTGCCGTGCGGCCCGGTCCTGACTCATCTCGCGGGCATACCCGCCGGACCCCTCGATGGCGTCGAGGTCGAGGTTGATGAAGCTGCCGCCAAGGGAGGCAACCTCGTCTGCTGAGGCGGGGCGGACGTCGTACGCGGACACCCGCGCACCCAGCCGCTTTGCGGTCCCGATTGCCTGAAGCCCTGCGACGCCGGCGCCGAGCACGAGGACGCGTGCGGGTGGCACGGTCCCGGCCGCGGTCATGTACAGGGGGAAGAAGCGCGGGAACCGGATGGCCGCCTCAAGGACAGCCCGGTAGCCGGCAACGAGGGACTGGGAGGACAGCGCATCCATGGTCTGCGCGCGCGAGATCCGGGGGATGAGTTCGAGTGCAAACGACGCAACCCCGGCCTGCGCCAGCGCGCTAACGGTGGGCAGCTCAGCCGCCGGGGAAGCGAAACCGACCGTGATCGTGCCCGGCCTCAGGGCGCTGGCCTCATCCGGCGTCAACGGCGCCACGTGGCACAGGACGTCGACGTGGCCGAGGCGGGCAACGACGTCGGCGCCGGAGGTGCGGTAGGCGGCGTCGTCGTGGCCCGCCTGAACTCCGGCGTCAGATTCCACCGCGATGTCCAGGCCGAGCTTCATCAGCTGGCGGACCGAAGCGGGGGTGGCCGCCACGCGGCGTTCACCGGCCCGGGTTTCCCGTTTGACTCCCACCAACACGATCCCACCCCCTCCCGAACGGGGGCGCCGTCGCCCAACCGCTGGAACATAGCATCACACAGCCGGGGTGCTCGTGGAACAGCCGGCGTCCGGCGTTGCGGGATGGTTATGCGGCCGGCTGCCCTCCCTTCGCCTCAGGCGGACTTCCGCCACACCACCGTGGTGCTCAGCATCCGCACTTCAGCCTCCTTGCCCTCGATCTGGGCGAGGACAAGCTCCGCGGCCGCGCGGCCCAGCAGGTCCGCCGGCTGCTTGACCGTGGACAGTTGCGGCTTGCAGCGCAGGGCCCAGCTGCTGTCGTCGAAGCCCACTATCCCGACGTCGTCCGGCACCCGCCTGCCCTGCTCCTGCAGGGTGGCCATGGCACCCGCCGCCACCGCATCAGAGGCGGCAAAAACGCCGTCGATGTCCGGCCGCCTCCGCAGGAGTTCGGCCATGCCGTCAGCGCCGGCGGCATAGGTGTAGAGCGGAAACTCCAGAACGAGGTCCGGATCGAACGCCGGCCCAAGCGCCGCCCGGAAGCCCTCAAGCCGATCCTGGCCGGAGTCGCGGTCCAGCGCACAGGCGATCATCCCGACCCTGGTCCGACCGGTATCCAGCAACCGCCGCACAATTGTCCGGGCGGCTGCCACGTTGTCGATCCCCACGTACGGAATGTCGGGTGTACCCGGCGGATGACCGACGAAGGCGGCCGGAATCTTCAGGTTCCGCACCGCCGTTGCAATGGGATCCGCGGTTCGCGCAGAGATGATGACGGCGCCGTCCACCAGCCCCCCGCGCAGGTAGTCTGCCACCCGCCGGCTGTCCCGCGCGGTGTCGATGATCAGGGAAACCAACTGGTAGTCCGCCGCGGAAAGCACCGAGTTTGCGCCGAGGAGGATCGATCCGATGTTGGGGTCCTCGAACAACAGGGAGTGCGGCTCATGGATGATGAGACCGATCGCGCGGGACTCCTGCCGCACCAGGTTCCGCGCCGCCGAATTGCGGACGTAACCTACCTGCGCAATGGCCGACTCAACCGCCATTTTCGCCTCGGGCGAGACGTACTTTTCCCCGTTCACGACGCGCGAGACCGTCCCCCGGGACAGACCCGCCGCTGAGGCAACATCATTAATTGTTGCCCGCCGACGGCGCACGCGAGTGGAGTCCATACCGATACTGTAACGGAGCTGACGAACCGGCGGATCCGAATAAAACGTTGACATGCCGGTGTGACGCAGACTACTCTGTGAACGTTCCCAGATCGCGCAGAACATCGCGCTTCGCGCTTTCTGGGAACGTTCACAGAAGCAACAGCGAACAGTCAAGGACCTTACGTGCCGACCACCATCTCACCGATCACCCAACTCGCCCCCGACGGCGGCCTGGTGTTCGGCTGCGACTACAACCCGGAACAGTGGGACGAGGCCACGTGGGCGGAAGACGTGCAGCTGATGCGCGAGGCCGGGGTCAACCT belongs to Arthrobacter tumbae and includes:
- a CDS encoding NAD(P)(+) transhydrogenase (Re/Si-specific) subunit beta; this translates as MNLLPVEVTALLYLAVAVCFILALKGLSSPRTARRGNLIGAGGAALAVVIVFLSTRLENVPAILIAIAVGAAVAAPIARGVHMTQMPQLVALFNGVGGGAAALVAILELAAHDGAWTRAAVVFTMVVGAVSFAGSGVTVAKLQELMTTRPVIFSGMRWMMSAVVVALLVAAVLVTVTGNVVWATVLLLLGLAGGVLLVLPVGGADVPIVISLLNAFTGLAVAASGIVLDNVLLLVAGTLVGASGTILTRAMAAAMGRGVAGIMFGAFRGGSTAGSGTLSERPVRSSGAEDVAVMLGYAQRVVIVPGYGLAVSQGQHTVAELAETLEARGVEVSFAIHPVAGRMPGHMNVLLAEANVPYESLREMAEVNPEFRNMDVALVVGANDVVNPAAKTSPGSPIYGMPILEVADAAQVVFLKRSMRPGFAGIENELLYSPQTTLLFGDAKESLTRVLGAVKAL
- a CDS encoding NAD(P) transhydrogenase subunit alpha, producing MDLPALLTVVVLSVFVGFEVVSKVTSTLHTPLMSGANAIHGIILIGAILVAGQATEPLPLGLALLAVLLATVNLVGGFVVTDRMLHMFRGRDQARQADRDPGA
- a CDS encoding Re/Si-specific NAD(P)(+) transhydrogenase subunit alpha — its product is MLVGVKRETRAGERRVAATPASVRQLMKLGLDIAVESDAGVQAGHDDAAYRTSGADVVARLGHVDVLCHVAPLTPDEASALRPGTITVGFASPAAELPTVSALAQAGVASFALELIPRISRAQTMDALSSQSLVAGYRAVLEAAIRFPRFFPLYMTAAGTVPPARVLVLGAGVAGLQAIGTAKRLGARVSAYDVRPASADEVASLGGSFINLDLDAIEGSGGYAREMSQDRAARQRELLAPHVAASDVLITTAAVPGRPAPLLVTTDMVAGMKGGAVVVDLAAETGGNVEGVKAGHDVAVPGVGGTVTLVGMKDAASAMATDASRLFAANVANLVELMTVDGRVVPDFNDDVVSAACLTHDGRVMHQPTAALLKGVP
- a CDS encoding LacI family DNA-binding transcriptional regulator; its protein translation is MDSTRVRRRRATINDVASAAGLSRGTVSRVVNGEKYVSPEAKMAVESAIAQVGYVRNSAARNLVRQESRAIGLIIHEPHSLLFEDPNIGSILLGANSVLSAADYQLVSLIIDTARDSRRVADYLRGGLVDGAVIISARTADPIATAVRNLKIPAAFVGHPPGTPDIPYVGIDNVAAARTIVRRLLDTGRTRVGMIACALDRDSGQDRLEGFRAALGPAFDPDLVLEFPLYTYAAGADGMAELLRRRPDIDGVFAASDAVAAGAMATLQEQGRRVPDDVGIVGFDDSSWALRCKPQLSTVKQPADLLGRAAAELVLAQIEGKEAEVRMLSTTVVWRKSA